A section of the Campylobacter porcelli genome encodes:
- the fusA gene encoding elongation factor G — MSRKTPLNMVRNIGIAAHIDAGKTTTSERILFFTGMSHKIGEVHDGAATMDWMEQEKERGITITSAATTCFWKNHQINLIDTPGHVDFTIEVERSMRVLDGAVAVFCAVGGVQPQSETVWRQANKYRVPRMVFVNKMDRIGANFYNVEEQIKNRLKANPVPIQIPIGAEDEFKGVVDLIKMKAIVWEDDTKPTDYVEKDIPAELQEKANEYRNKMIEAVAETDDALMEKFFGGEELTNEEIKKGLKAGCLSMTIIPMLCGTAFKNKGVQPLLDAVVDYLPAPDEVEAIRGEMEDGSEVIVDSTDNGEFAGLAFKIMTDPFVGQLTFVRVYRGQLESGSYAYNSTKDKKERIGRLLKMHSNKREEIKVLYAGEIGAVVGLKDTLTGDTLASEKDKVILERMDFPEPVISVAVEPKTKADQEKMGIALGKLAQEDPSFRVSTDEESGQTIIAGMGELHLEIIVDRMLREFKVEAEVGQPQVAYRETIKKTVEQEYKYAKQSGGRGQYGHVYLRLEPLEPGSGFEFVNDIKGGVVPKEYIPAVEKGCNEALQSGVLAGYPVEDVKVTLFDGSYHEVDSSEMAFKLAASMGFKEGARKAGAVILEPMMKVEVETPEEYMGDVIGDLNRRRGQINSMDERGGNKIVTAFCPLAEMFGYSTDLRSQTQGRASYSMEFDHYEEVPKNVSDEIIKKRNG, encoded by the coding sequence ATGTCTAGAAAAACTCCATTAAATATGGTTAGAAACATAGGTATTGCCGCACACATTGATGCTGGTAAGACCACAACTAGTGAGAGAATTCTATTTTTTACTGGTATGAGTCATAAGATTGGCGAAGTTCATGATGGTGCTGCTACTATGGACTGGATGGAGCAAGAAAAAGAGCGTGGTATTACGATTACCTCTGCTGCTACAACTTGTTTTTGGAAAAACCATCAAATCAATCTTATAGACACTCCAGGACACGTTGATTTTACTATTGAAGTTGAGAGATCTATGCGTGTTCTTGATGGTGCTGTAGCTGTATTTTGTGCTGTTGGCGGAGTTCAGCCTCAAAGTGAAACTGTTTGGAGACAAGCAAACAAATATCGCGTTCCAAGAATGGTATTTGTAAATAAGATGGATAGAATCGGTGCTAATTTTTATAATGTTGAAGAGCAGATTAAAAACCGCTTAAAAGCAAATCCAGTGCCTATTCAAATTCCAATTGGTGCTGAAGATGAGTTTAAAGGTGTAGTTGATCTAATCAAAATGAAGGCTATTGTTTGGGAAGATGATACCAAGCCAACAGATTATGTAGAAAAGGATATTCCAGCTGAATTACAAGAAAAAGCTAATGAGTATCGCAATAAAATGATCGAAGCAGTTGCCGAGACTGATGATGCTTTGATGGAGAAATTTTTTGGCGGTGAAGAGCTAACAAACGAAGAGATTAAAAAGGGTCTTAAAGCTGGTTGTTTGTCTATGACGATTATACCTATGCTTTGTGGTACTGCTTTTAAAAATAAGGGCGTTCAGCCACTACTTGATGCGGTTGTTGATTACTTACCGGCTCCTGATGAGGTTGAGGCTATTAGAGGCGAGATGGAAGATGGCTCAGAAGTGATCGTAGATAGCACTGATAATGGCGAATTTGCCGGTCTTGCGTTTAAGATTATGACTGACCCATTTGTAGGACAGCTTACATTCGTAAGGGTTTATAGAGGACAGCTTGAGAGTGGAAGTTATGCTTACAACTCAACAAAAGATAAAAAAGAGAGAATTGGTCGTCTATTAAAAATGCACTCAAATAAACGAGAAGAGATTAAAGTTCTTTATGCGGGTGAAATTGGTGCTGTAGTTGGTCTTAAAGATACTTTAACAGGCGATACTCTAGCAAGTGAAAAAGATAAAGTTATCTTAGAGAGAATGGACTTCCCAGAGCCAGTTATCAGTGTTGCGGTTGAGCCAAAAACTAAAGCTGACCAAGAAAAAATGGGTATAGCCTTAGGTAAATTAGCTCAAGAAGATCCAAGCTTTAGAGTTAGCACTGATGAAGAGAGCGGTCAGACAATCATCGCTGGTATGGGTGAATTGCATCTTGAAATTATCGTTGATAGGATGCTAAGAGAATTTAAAGTAGAAGCTGAAGTGGGACAACCGCAAGTTGCTTACCGCGAAACTATTAAAAAGACAGTTGAGCAAGAGTATAAATATGCTAAGCAATCAGGTGGTCGCGGACAATATGGTCATGTATATTTGCGTCTTGAGCCACTTGAACCAGGTAGTGGATTTGAATTTGTTAATGATATTAAAGGTGGGGTTGTTCCAAAAGAGTATATCCCTGCTGTTGAAAAAGGTTGTAATGAAGCACTTCAAAGCGGTGTTCTTGCTGGGTATCCAGTTGAAGATGTTAAGGTTACTCTATTTGATGGTAGCTACCATGAAGTGGATTCATCTGAAATGGCGTTTAAACTTGCCGCTTCTATGGGCTTTAAAGAGGGTGCTAGAAAGGCTGGTGCTGTTATCCTTGAGCCGATGATGAAGGTTGAGGTTGAAACTCCAGAGGAGTATATGGGTGATGTGATTGGCGATTTAAATAGACGCCGTGGTCAAATCAACTCAATGGATGAAAGAGGCGGTAATAAAATAGTTACAGCTTTCTGCCCACTTGCTGAGATGTTTGGTTACTCAACGGATTTAAGAAGTCAAACTCAAGGTCGTGCATCATACTCAATGGAATTTGATCACTATGAAGAAGTTCCAAAAAATGTTTCTGATGAAATAATTAAGAAAAGAAACGGCTAA